From a region of the Salvelinus alpinus chromosome 2, SLU_Salpinus.1, whole genome shotgun sequence genome:
- the LOC139549565 gene encoding zinc finger protein 664-like, giving the protein MRSVSFSPPVEGEAVCWTEKEGLWQNIVVKEEEEEEAVTVKQVEGEAVTVKEEEKDVSVKEEEDAFRVKEEEDVTVKEEDEEEGEITVTLEEEEEVEDLFNTRERRDYCGSSGEPQQPNDADKAEKSFSTSEHLKKHLRRSTRKRTHCCSDCGKRFTSSAGIKIHQIIHTGLQKYYSCTQCGKSCTQLRGLILHQRTHTGKKSYSCDECGKSFPLVFNLILHQRRHTGKKSYSCDECGKIFTRPSRLVVHQRTHTGEKPYGCGQCGKSFTTSSYLTVHQRTHTGENPCCDQCGKRYTDKRSLIKHQKIHGVV; this is encoded by the exons atgaggTCAGTAAGCTTCTCCCCTCCTGTTGAAGGAGAGGCGGTCTGCTGGACCGAGAAAGAGGGTCTGTGGCAGAACATTgttgtgaaagaggaggaggaagaggaggctgttacagtaaaacaagtagagggtgaggctgttacagtgaaagaagaagagaaagacgtttcagttaaagaagaggaagacgcgttcagagtgaaagaggaggaggatgttacagtaaaagaagaggatgaggaggagggggagattactgtcacattggaggaagaagaggaggttgaagatctgtttaacacca gagagagacgggactattgtggatcctctggggagcctcaacaacctaatgatgctgacaaggcagagaagagtttctccacatcagaacacctcaagaaacatcTGCGGAGATCCACAAggaagagaactcactgctgctctgattgtgggaagagattcacctcctcagcaggcattaaaattcatcagataATCCACACAGGATTACAGAAATattatagctgtactcaatgtgggaagagttgtACTCAGCTAAGGGGCCTGatattacaccagagaacacacacaggaaagaaatcgtatagctgtgatgaatgtgggaagagttttcctCTGGTATTCAACCTAATATTACACCAGAGAAGACACACAGGAAAGAAATCGTAtagctgtgatgaatgtgggaagaTTTTTACTAGACCTAGCCGTCTtgttgtacaccagagaacacacacaggagagaaaccttatggctgtggtcaatgtgggaagagttttactacatcaagcTATCtaactgtacaccagagaacacacacaggagagaatccgtgctgtgatcaatgtgggaagagatacactgataaaagatctctgattaaacatcagaaaatacatggagttgtttga